The Saccopteryx leptura isolate mSacLep1 chromosome 2, mSacLep1_pri_phased_curated, whole genome shotgun sequence genome has a window encoding:
- the GGT6 gene encoding glutathione hydrolase 6 isoform X1 has product MEATAEPVLYQKLLLWEQSLESEEEEEEVSEPLVSDPWKPQDSSGKEIGARPGRWAKLVAALLLLAVGFSLAVWQLRTRGSSTETLSSAAPPSSGHSHHPGIYHHGAIVSPAATCSRLGQELFLAGGNVVDAGVAAALCLAVVHPHATGLGATFWGLFYNSSSGNSTALTPGPVQTLVPGLGLPLALPALHLLHTHFGRLPWPRLLVGPITLAQEGFLVDTHLARALAAQGTKGLCPLLCHTDGNPLNYGDRGINQKLAAVLRRSKHIPTPDFAGDVLLSLLARDLGLEGPSAKPMPTLEPALQLPSAEGILFTTPSPSAGPELLALLEAALQSKGRSLDPCPPPLQAPETPTTSVLATVDSSGSVLLLISSLNSSFGSRHLSPSTGVLLSNLVSKSAVSTWACPLILRGPDDTEVDVLGLMVSGTPAVARVTTHALLSHLAGPQTQAQPQHQHQHQAQHQHQGQQGSTESPSVCGQGTMVQVAAHAEHAHVSSVPNGCCPFQGF; this is encoded by the exons ATGGAAGCCACAGCAGAACCCGTGCTCTACCAGAAGCTGCTGCTTTGGGAGCAGAGCTTGGAGtctgaggaagaagaggaggaagtatCAGAGCCGCTTGTTTCTGACCCCTGGAAGCCCCAGGACTCCTCTGG GAAAGAAATTGGTGCTCGGCCTGGGCGCTGGGCCAAACTGGTCGCtgccctgctgctgctggctgttGGCTTCTCCCTGGCCGTGTGGCAACTCCGCACCAGGGGCAGCTCTACAGAAACCCTGAGCTCTGCGGCCCCTCCATCCAGCGGGCACTCCCACCACCCCGGCATATACCACCATGGTGCCATCGTCAGTCCTGCAG CCACATGCTCCCGCCTGGGCCAAGAGCTGTTTCTTGCCGGGGGCAATGTTGTGGACGCTGGAGTTGCAGCAGCTTTGTGTCTGGCAGTGGTGCATCCTCATGCCACAGGGCTAG GTGCCACATTTTGGGGCCTCTTCTACAATAGCTCCTCAGGCAATTCAACTGCCCTGACACCAGGCCCAGTCCAGACCCTGGTCCCAGGCCTGGGGCTGCCTTTGGCTCTGCCTGCCCTGCACTTGCTGCACACACACTTTGGCCGCCTGCCCTGGCCACGACTGCTGGTGGGCCCCATCACACTGGCTCAAGAGGGTTTCCTTGTGGACACACACTTGGCCAGGGCTCTGGCAGCCCAGGGCACAAAAGGCCTCTGTCCATTACTTTGCCACACTGATGGGAACCCCCTGAACTATGGAGACCGCGGCATCAACCAAAAACTGGCAGCCGTCCTACGCAGGTCAAAACATATCCCCACCCCAGACTTTGCTGGGGATGTCCTACTAAGTCTGCTGGCCAGAGACCTGGGGCTGGAGGGTCCCTCAGCTAAGCCCATGCCCACTTTGGAGCCAGCACTGCAGCTTCCTTCGGCCGAGGGTATCCTGTtcaccacccccagcccctcagcTGGCCCAGAACTGCTGGCACTGCTGGAGGCAGCCCTACAGTCTAAAGGACGCAGCCTTGACCCCTGCCCACCACCCCTACAAGCTCCTGAGACCCCTACGACCAGTGTCCTGGCCACCGTGGACAGCAGCGGCTCTGTGCTCCTTCTTATCTCTTCACTCAACAGCTCCTTCGGCTCTCGACACCTGTCCCCAAGCACCGGGGTTCTACTCAGCAACCTAGTGTCCAAGTCTGCAGTTAGTACCTGGGCCTGCCCCCTTATCCTTCGTGGCCCAGATGACACAGAAGTTGATGTGTTGGGGCTAATGGTTTCAGGGACCCCTGCAGTAGCCAGAGTCACAACTCACGCCCTGCTAAGCCACCTGGCTGGGCCCCAAACCCAGGCCCAGCctcagcaccagcaccagcaccaggcccagcaccagcaccagggCCAGCAAGGATCAACAGAGAGCCCTAGTGTTTGTGGCCAAGGGACCATGGTTCAGGTGGCAGCCCATGCAGAGCACGCCCATGTCTCCAGTGTACCCAATGGCTGCTGCCCCTTCCAGGGGTTCTAA
- the GGT6 gene encoding glutathione hydrolase 6 isoform X2: protein MEATAEPVLYQKLLLWEQSLESEEEEEEVSEPLVSDPWKPQDSSGKEIGARPGRWAKLVAALLLLAVGFSLAVWQLRTRGSSTETLSSAAPPSSGHSHHPGIYHHGAIVSPAATCSRLGQELFLAGGNVVDAGVAAALCLAVVHPHATGLDPYDQCPGHRGQQRLCAPSYLFTQQLLRLSTPVPKHRGSTQQPSVQVCS, encoded by the exons ATGGAAGCCACAGCAGAACCCGTGCTCTACCAGAAGCTGCTGCTTTGGGAGCAGAGCTTGGAGtctgaggaagaagaggaggaagtatCAGAGCCGCTTGTTTCTGACCCCTGGAAGCCCCAGGACTCCTCTGG GAAAGAAATTGGTGCTCGGCCTGGGCGCTGGGCCAAACTGGTCGCtgccctgctgctgctggctgttGGCTTCTCCCTGGCCGTGTGGCAACTCCGCACCAGGGGCAGCTCTACAGAAACCCTGAGCTCTGCGGCCCCTCCATCCAGCGGGCACTCCCACCACCCCGGCATATACCACCATGGTGCCATCGTCAGTCCTGCAG CCACATGCTCCCGCCTGGGCCAAGAGCTGTTTCTTGCCGGGGGCAATGTTGTGGACGCTGGAGTTGCAGCAGCTTTGTGTCTGGCAGTGGTGCATCCTCATGCCACAGGGCTAG ACCCCTACGACCAGTGTCCTGGCCACCGTGGACAGCAGCGGCTCTGTGCTCCTTCTTATCTCTTCACTCAACAGCTCCTTCGGCTCTCGACACCTGTCCCCAAGCACCGGGGTTCTACTCAGCAACCTAGTGTCCAAGTCTGCAGTTAG